The Iamia majanohamensis genome window below encodes:
- a CDS encoding copper resistance CopC/CopD family protein, whose amino-acid sequence MDGPRPHRTRAPARTAAVALALLVALVVAGPARPAAAHATLQDTSPAGDVRVEEVPAEVTLTFDEPVTATTGSVQVIDPSGGRVDGGTESRAGGRTVAVAVDGDAVGTYTVAFRVVSDDGHTITGSFVFDVQTSTGAADVDQSIPLLTSAVGGVGRWLSYAGPIVAVGAALLLVVVRRGAGVGGAGRLLGRLVAGGAVAGALGAALAVLAQVALTTGRPVTGAVGLVAEVAADSRPVGVALVRAGVLALGALVALLALVSRRREAGLVAAGAVVAAGGLLAPVAGHPWTADGRALAVTADGAHLLAASVWLGLLAALAAAAARLPDPVAAVRAVSRAALVTSLVLLVTGTASAWLLLGSVEALLRTASGQLVIAKVVGFGVLVSLGWVNRSRLVPLLGRAVGVQGASTERAPALVAAGGGSPSLPDDGGPGEDDEGAAEPGPVPTGRGALARLLQVVRVELVVGALVLVATAALVNQPPGRDVLEQPFTTTQTVDGATMLFEVEPARAGTNAMHLYVTDETGNPAPVDALEVAVGREGVPERKLPVEQISPDHAVVYGASFPTPGTWAVDVTTVRVGVPRQFRFEVPIR is encoded by the coding sequence GTGGACGGTCCCCGCCCCCATCGCACCCGGGCCCCGGCCCGCACCGCCGCGGTGGCGCTCGCCCTCCTCGTGGCCCTGGTGGTCGCCGGCCCGGCCCGACCCGCGGCCGCCCACGCCACGCTCCAGGACACCAGCCCGGCGGGCGACGTGCGGGTCGAGGAGGTGCCGGCCGAGGTCACCCTCACCTTCGACGAGCCCGTCACCGCGACCACCGGGTCGGTCCAGGTGATCGACCCGTCGGGCGGCCGGGTCGACGGGGGCACCGAGTCCCGCGCCGGTGGTCGCACCGTCGCGGTCGCCGTCGACGGCGACGCGGTGGGCACCTACACGGTGGCCTTCCGGGTGGTGAGCGACGACGGCCACACGATCACCGGGTCGTTCGTGTTCGACGTCCAGACCTCCACCGGCGCAGCCGACGTCGACCAGTCCATCCCCCTGCTCACCTCCGCCGTCGGGGGCGTGGGTCGGTGGCTCTCCTACGCCGGGCCCATCGTCGCCGTCGGCGCCGCCCTCCTCCTGGTGGTGGTGCGGCGGGGCGCCGGTGTCGGCGGGGCCGGTCGGCTGCTCGGTCGCCTCGTCGCAGGGGGTGCCGTGGCCGGCGCCCTGGGGGCCGCCCTCGCCGTCCTGGCCCAGGTCGCCCTCACCACCGGACGTCCCGTCACCGGTGCCGTCGGGCTGGTGGCCGAGGTCGCGGCCGACAGCCGCCCGGTGGGGGTGGCCCTGGTGCGAGCCGGGGTCCTGGCCCTCGGCGCCCTGGTGGCGCTCCTCGCCCTCGTGTCCCGGCGCCGGGAGGCGGGCCTGGTCGCCGCCGGGGCCGTCGTCGCCGCGGGCGGGCTGCTGGCCCCGGTGGCCGGGCACCCGTGGACCGCCGACGGACGAGCCCTCGCCGTCACCGCCGACGGTGCTCACCTCCTGGCCGCCTCGGTCTGGCTCGGCCTGCTGGCCGCCCTGGCCGCCGCTGCGGCCCGCCTCCCCGACCCGGTCGCGGCGGTGCGCGCCGTGTCCCGGGCCGCGCTGGTCACATCCCTCGTGCTCCTGGTCACCGGGACGGCGTCGGCGTGGCTGCTGCTCGGCTCGGTCGAGGCCCTGCTGCGCACCGCCTCGGGCCAGCTGGTGATCGCCAAGGTCGTCGGCTTCGGCGTCCTCGTGTCCCTGGGCTGGGTCAACCGGAGCCGCCTGGTGCCGCTGCTGGGACGGGCGGTCGGCGTCCAGGGTGCGTCGACGGAGCGGGCTCCCGCCCTGGTGGCGGCCGGGGGCGGGTCGCCGTCCCTCCCCGACGACGGCGGGCCGGGCGAGGACGACGAGGGCGCGGCCGAGCCCGGCCCGGTCCCGACCGGTCGCGGGGCCCTGGCCCGCCTGCTGCAGGTCGTCCGGGTGGAGCTGGTGGTCGGGGCGCTGGTGCTGGTGGCCACGGCCGCCCTGGTCAACCAGCCGCCTGGCCGCGACGTGCTCGAGCAGCCCTTCACCACCACCCAGACCGTCGACGGCGCCACCATGCTGTTCGAGGTCGAGCCCGCCCGGGCCGGCACCAACGCGATGCACCTCTACGTCACCGACGAGACCGGCAACCCCGCCCCCGTCGACGCCCTCGAGGTGGCCGTCGGCCGGGAGGGCGTGCCCGAGCGCAAGCTCCCGGTCGAGCAGATCAGCCCCGACCACGCCGTCGTCTACGGGGCGTCGTTCCCCACCCCGGGAACCTGGGCGGTCGACGTGACGACTGTGAGGGTGGGAGTCCCCCGCCAGTTCCGATTCGAGGTCCCGATCCGATGA
- a CDS encoding gamma-glutamyltransferase family protein, producing the protein MPAPVPSTQPWPTTYSPGGMVCSVDHLASSAGAEVLAAGGSAVDAAVAASAVLAVTTPHMCGMGGDLFALVHHRSGPPEVLDASGRAGSGADPQRLRAEGHQAMPFRGDVRAATVPGCVDGWCALLERHGRLGRAAVLAPARRLAEDGFPASPMLAFMLHALDGVEGCDELAGVRPDVGARVLRPDLARMLAAVADGGRAAFYEGEFGRSLVEVGGGEYAPADLAAPAARWRDPLGARVWGHDVWTVPPTSQGYLTLLSALVVERLAGDDLPPVDDAAWAHLLVEASRLAAADRPAVLHDGADGAALLDEARVAAAVAGFDPDRRWPGGAPVREGGTIHLCAVDREGTGVSLIQSNASGFGCHVAVPGTGILLHNRGIGFSLEEGHPAEYGPGRVPPHTLAPALVTRPDGTLRAVLGTMGGDSQPQVVLQLLARLLAGGEEPGAALDAPRAVVASGSAQGFDTWTDPRQLVRLEGHAPDGWAGGLEARGHEVEVVGADPAGFGHAHVIEVRPDGVRAGASDVRAMTGAAVAAP; encoded by the coding sequence ATGCCTGCTCCCGTGCCGTCCACCCAGCCCTGGCCCACCACCTACTCGCCCGGGGGGATGGTGTGCTCGGTCGACCACCTGGCCTCCTCGGCCGGGGCCGAGGTGCTGGCCGCGGGCGGCTCGGCGGTCGACGCCGCGGTGGCCGCCAGCGCGGTCCTGGCCGTGACCACCCCCCACATGTGCGGCATGGGCGGCGACCTCTTCGCCCTGGTGCACCACCGGAGCGGGCCGCCCGAGGTGCTCGACGCCTCGGGGCGGGCGGGGAGCGGGGCCGACCCGCAGCGCCTTCGGGCCGAGGGCCACCAGGCCATGCCCTTCCGGGGCGACGTGCGGGCGGCCACGGTGCCCGGGTGCGTCGACGGCTGGTGCGCCCTGCTGGAGCGCCACGGCCGCCTCGGGCGCGCCGCGGTCCTCGCCCCCGCCCGCCGCCTGGCCGAGGACGGCTTCCCCGCCTCGCCCATGCTCGCCTTCATGCTCCACGCCCTCGACGGGGTGGAGGGCTGCGACGAGCTGGCCGGGGTCCGCCCCGACGTGGGGGCACGGGTCCTGCGCCCGGACCTGGCCCGCATGCTCGCCGCGGTGGCCGACGGCGGCCGGGCCGCGTTCTACGAGGGCGAGTTCGGGCGGTCCCTGGTGGAGGTCGGTGGCGGCGAGTACGCCCCCGCCGACCTGGCCGCCCCGGCCGCCCGCTGGCGCGACCCCCTCGGGGCCCGGGTCTGGGGCCACGACGTGTGGACCGTGCCCCCCACCTCCCAGGGCTACCTCACCCTGCTGTCCGCGCTCGTGGTGGAGCGCCTCGCCGGCGACGACCTCCCGCCGGTCGACGACGCGGCGTGGGCCCACCTGCTCGTCGAGGCCTCCCGGCTGGCCGCGGCCGACCGCCCCGCGGTGCTCCACGACGGGGCCGACGGCGCCGCCCTGCTGGACGAGGCCCGGGTCGCAGCCGCCGTCGCCGGCTTCGACCCGGACCGCCGGTGGCCCGGCGGCGCCCCCGTGCGCGAGGGCGGCACCATCCACCTCTGCGCCGTCGACCGGGAGGGCACCGGCGTCAGCCTCATCCAGTCCAACGCGTCGGGCTTCGGGTGCCACGTGGCCGTGCCCGGCACCGGCATCCTCCTCCACAACCGCGGCATCGGCTTCTCCCTGGAGGAGGGCCACCCGGCCGAGTACGGGCCCGGGCGGGTGCCGCCCCACACGCTGGCGCCCGCCCTGGTCACCCGTCCCGACGGCACCCTGCGGGCCGTGCTCGGCACCATGGGCGGCGACTCCCAGCCCCAGGTCGTCCTCCAGCTGCTGGCCCGCCTCCTGGCCGGTGGCGAGGAGCCCGGCGCCGCCCTCGACGCCCCCCGGGCCGTGGTCGCCTCGGGCAGTGCCCAGGGCTTCGACACCTGGACCGACCCCCGCCAGCTGGTGCGCCTCGAGGGCCACGCCCCCGACGGGTGGGCCGGGGGACTGGAGGCCCGGGGCCACGAGGTGGAGGTGGTCGGGGCCGACCCGGCCGGCTTCGGCCACGCCCACGTCATCGAGGTCCGCCCCGACGGGGTGCGGGCCGGCGCCTCCGACGTCCGGGCCATGACCGGCGCCGCCGTCGCCGCCCCCTGA
- a CDS encoding DUF4214 domain-containing protein — translation MHLTVRRALVALVAAALAAVGLGLAASPASAVTETSTVTWRHVGACGSVASTTAPEGAVSMAVTVRGADGGRGGQVAGATGGAGGAGGEATATVPVSGGQVVSAVTGCVGSTGTSSSGPGGAGFAVGGSGGEGHGVLTSDHHGGGGGGASALCLGPACLAGAQGVTPLVVAGGGGGGGSLNCAGTSVGTGGAAGGGSVTSDGAGAGASGAPGGGGLHSNGGAGGVNSTPGLPGGGTGGDGRQGSGTNSGGGGGGAGYRGGAGGTGTSGGAALCAGGGGGGAGSSWVASSGTATSFSTRPAGTVPSVTVTFTVETEVVDHVPFASLDALIVRQHQDLLGRDPTAEELAGWRTAITDGSATADELVVSLLPDDQDALDARVVRLYLAYFLRPPDLDGFRYWRDQLAGGRSLQSTSNLFSGTSEFRARYGSLDDGQFVDLIYRNVLDREGEPAGRAFWTDQLTRGIRSRGWVMTYFSESIENGIRKTAHVGVVRLHLAMLGRMPTKAELSGAVAPVVAGTANADEVLLAVAHGIRTSPEYATRVGA, via the coding sequence ATGCACCTGACCGTCCGTCGCGCGCTCGTCGCGCTCGTGGCCGCCGCCCTCGCGGCGGTCGGCCTGGGCCTGGCCGCGTCGCCGGCCTCGGCCGTCACCGAGACCTCGACGGTGACCTGGCGCCACGTGGGGGCGTGCGGCAGCGTCGCCTCGACCACGGCGCCCGAGGGCGCGGTGTCCATGGCGGTCACCGTGCGCGGTGCCGACGGCGGCCGGGGCGGCCAGGTCGCAGGGGCCACCGGCGGCGCCGGTGGGGCCGGCGGCGAGGCCACCGCGACCGTGCCCGTCAGCGGGGGCCAGGTCGTCTCGGCCGTCACCGGCTGCGTCGGCAGCACCGGCACCTCCAGCTCCGGGCCCGGGGGCGCCGGGTTCGCCGTCGGTGGGTCCGGGGGCGAGGGCCACGGCGTGCTCACCAGCGACCACCACGGCGGGGGCGGGGGCGGGGCCTCGGCCCTGTGCCTCGGCCCGGCCTGCCTGGCGGGGGCACAGGGCGTGACCCCGCTCGTCGTCGCCGGCGGCGGAGGTGGCGGGGGGAGCCTCAACTGCGCCGGCACCAGCGTCGGCACCGGCGGCGCCGCAGGCGGCGGCTCGGTGACCTCCGACGGCGCCGGGGCCGGGGCCTCGGGCGCGCCCGGGGGCGGCGGCCTGCACTCGAACGGCGGCGCCGGCGGGGTGAACAGCACGCCCGGCCTGCCCGGTGGCGGCACGGGCGGCGACGGCCGCCAGGGCAGCGGCACCAACTCCGGCGGCGGGGGCGGCGGCGCCGGGTACCGCGGCGGGGCGGGCGGCACCGGCACCTCCGGCGGTGCGGCGCTGTGCGCCGGCGGCGGTGGGGGCGGCGCAGGCTCGTCCTGGGTGGCGAGCTCGGGGACGGCGACGTCGTTCTCGACCCGGCCCGCCGGGACCGTCCCCAGCGTCACGGTGACCTTCACGGTCGAGACCGAGGTCGTCGACCACGTGCCCTTCGCCTCGCTCGACGCCCTCATCGTGCGCCAGCACCAGGACCTCCTCGGCCGGGACCCCACCGCAGAGGAGCTGGCCGGGTGGCGGACCGCCATCACCGACGGCTCGGCCACCGCCGACGAGCTGGTCGTCAGCCTGCTGCCCGACGACCAGGACGCCCTCGACGCCCGGGTCGTCCGCCTCTACCTGGCCTACTTCCTGCGCCCACCCGACCTCGACGGGTTCCGCTACTGGCGGGACCAGCTGGCGGGCGGCCGCTCCCTGCAGAGCACCTCGAACCTGTTCTCCGGCACCAGCGAGTTCCGGGCCCGCTACGGGTCCCTCGACGACGGCCAGTTCGTGGACCTCATCTACCGCAACGTCCTGGACCGGGAGGGCGAGCCCGCGGGCCGGGCGTTCTGGACCGACCAGCTGACCCGGGGGATCCGCAGCCGGGGCTGGGTGATGACCTACTTCTCGGAGTCGATCGAGAACGGCATCCGCAAGACGGCCCACGTGGGCGTGGTCCGCCTGCACCTGGCGATGCTGGGGCGCATGCCGACCAAGGCCGAGCTGTCCGGCGCGGTGGCGCCGGTCGTGGCCGGCACCGCCAACGCGGACGAGGTGCTGCTCGCCGTGGCCCACGGCATCCGCACCAGCCCGGAGTACGCCACCCGGGTCGGCGCCTGA
- the mce gene encoding methylmalonyl-CoA epimerase: MPLTARNPNESENEQDASQSGDEKPVLIEIDHVAIAVNDLGEAIDSYRESFGAVVDHREVVDSDGVEEALLKVAESYVQLMAPTRDDSPVAKYLAKKGEGLHHIGYRVADCDEALERLKSLGHKVIDEHPRPGSRGTTVAFVHPKAIHGTLIELVQE, encoded by the coding sequence ATGCCCCTCACCGCCCGCAACCCCAACGAGTCCGAGAACGAGCAGGACGCCTCGCAGTCGGGCGACGAGAAGCCGGTGCTGATCGAGATCGACCACGTGGCCATCGCCGTCAACGACCTGGGTGAGGCCATCGACTCCTACCGGGAGTCCTTCGGCGCCGTCGTCGACCACCGCGAGGTCGTCGACAGCGACGGCGTGGAGGAGGCCCTCCTCAAGGTGGCCGAGAGCTACGTGCAGCTCATGGCCCCCACCCGGGACGACTCGCCCGTGGCCAAGTACCTGGCCAAGAAGGGCGAGGGCCTCCACCACATCGGCTACCGGGTGGCCGACTGCGACGAGGCCCTCGAGCGCCTGAAGTCCCTGGGCCACAAGGTCATCGACGAGCACCCCCGCCCCGGCAGCCGGGGCACCACGGTGGCCTTCGTCCACCCCAAGGCCATCCACGGCACCCTGATCGAGCTCGTCCAGGAGTAG
- a CDS encoding fluoride efflux transporter FluC, with amino-acid sequence MTVLGVLLAGAVGALGRHLLVVVLESRPRRRLPVGIVMANVGGSLLLGALVGARLAGDVTATTLTVAGTGLCGALTTWSTFVVDAAERLEGGDGREAAGIVATSLVLGAAAAGLGLALTGGLG; translated from the coding sequence GTGACCGTCCTGGGCGTGCTCCTGGCCGGGGCCGTCGGGGCCCTGGGTCGCCACCTGCTCGTCGTGGTCCTGGAGTCCCGGCCCCGGCGCCGGCTGCCGGTCGGCATCGTGATGGCCAACGTGGGCGGCAGCCTGCTCCTCGGCGCCCTGGTCGGCGCCCGGCTCGCCGGCGACGTCACGGCCACCACCCTCACCGTGGCCGGCACGGGCCTCTGCGGCGCCCTCACCACCTGGTCGACGTTCGTCGTCGACGCGGCCGAGCGGCTCGAGGGCGGCGACGGCCGCGAGGCGGCGGGCATCGTGGCCACGTCGCTCGTGCTGGGCGCGGCGGCGGCGGGGCTGGGCCTGGCCCTGACCGGCGGCCTGGGCTGA
- a CDS encoding ABC transporter ATP-binding protein, with amino-acid sequence MSAPAAFPALLVEGVERAYGGVPALGPVDLEVAAGERVALIGHNGSGKSTLLRIVAGLLEADEGTVEVAGWSTDDVHARATTSYLPDEPVLYDDLSVHEHVEYVSRLFGGDGFDEYAEEVADRLGLSERLDDLPSRFSRGLRQKASLLLGLARPFSLLLVDEPFVGLDAPGRAALMDLLDEVHADGAAVVVATHDPEFVERVDRCVALRDGEVVFSGAATPAEVLRLVGA; translated from the coding sequence ATGAGCGCCCCGGCGGCCTTCCCGGCACTGCTGGTGGAGGGGGTCGAGCGGGCCTACGGCGGCGTCCCCGCCCTGGGACCGGTCGACCTGGAGGTGGCCGCGGGCGAGCGGGTCGCCCTCATCGGCCACAACGGCTCGGGCAAGTCCACCCTGCTGCGCATCGTGGCCGGCCTCCTCGAGGCCGACGAGGGCACCGTCGAGGTGGCGGGGTGGTCCACCGACGACGTCCACGCCCGGGCCACCACCTCCTACCTGCCCGACGAGCCCGTGCTGTACGACGACCTTTCGGTCCACGAGCACGTGGAGTACGTCTCCCGCCTGTTCGGGGGCGACGGCTTCGACGAGTACGCCGAGGAGGTGGCCGACCGCCTGGGCCTCTCCGAGCGGCTCGACGACCTGCCCAGCCGCTTCAGCCGCGGCCTGCGCCAGAAGGCGTCGCTGCTGCTGGGCCTGGCCCGGCCCTTCTCCCTGCTGCTGGTCGACGAGCCCTTCGTGGGCCTCGACGCCCCCGGCCGGGCCGCGCTGATGGACCTGCTCGACGAGGTCCACGCCGACGGTGCCGCCGTGGTGGTGGCCACCCACGACCCCGAGTTCGTGGAGCGGGTCGACCGCTGCGTCGCCCTGCGCGACGGCGAGGTGGTCTTCTCCGGCGCGGCCACCCCGGCCGAGGTCCTCCGCCTCGTCGGCGCCTGA
- a CDS encoding hemolysin family protein, translated as MSEALPQLGLVAVLVILNGALAGSEIALVSLRETQLQRLEEGGRRARALATLARDPNRFLATIQIGITLAGFLASAAAAVSLAEPLEEPLSFLGGAAGPVSIVAVTLVLSYITLVFGELAPKRIAMQRAEGWGLLAARPLALFSAFTRPAVWVLSRSTDLAVRLMGGDPHRTAEEVTEEELRDMVTNQPGFTDQHRTILSGAFEIAGRTLDEVIRPRRDVFVLAADQPCEAALVDLAASSHTRAPVAEDGKLDDVLGTVHLRDLVGVAGLTVGEVTQPAPALPETGTVLDALRTMQAGRHQMAIIINEHGGTEGIVTVEDLLEELVGEIYDETDKDVLDVRTEPDGARVLPGRFPWHDLPDIGVTLPDGPYSTVAGLVLHQLGFIPEQPGDVVTLDGWQLEVLAVDGLAISEVRLRPDPDAPGPTPDGDPREAARTA; from the coding sequence ATGTCTGAGGCCCTGCCCCAGCTGGGCCTGGTGGCCGTCCTCGTCATCCTGAACGGGGCGCTGGCCGGCAGCGAGATCGCCCTCGTCAGCCTGCGCGAGACCCAGCTCCAGCGCCTGGAGGAGGGCGGCCGCCGGGCCCGGGCCCTGGCCACCCTGGCGCGCGACCCGAACCGCTTCCTCGCCACCATCCAGATCGGCATCACCCTGGCCGGGTTCCTGGCCTCGGCCGCCGCCGCGGTGTCGCTGGCCGAGCCCCTGGAGGAGCCGCTGTCGTTCCTCGGCGGGGCCGCCGGGCCGGTCTCGATCGTCGCCGTCACCCTCGTCCTGTCCTACATCACCCTCGTCTTCGGCGAGCTGGCCCCCAAGCGCATCGCCATGCAGCGGGCCGAGGGGTGGGGCCTGCTGGCCGCCCGCCCCCTCGCCCTCTTCTCCGCCTTCACCCGCCCTGCGGTGTGGGTGCTCAGCCGGTCGACCGACCTGGCCGTGCGCCTCATGGGCGGCGACCCCCACCGCACCGCGGAGGAGGTCACCGAGGAGGAGCTGCGGGACATGGTGACCAACCAGCCCGGCTTCACCGACCAGCACCGCACCATCCTCTCGGGCGCCTTCGAGATCGCCGGGCGCACCCTCGACGAGGTGATCCGCCCCCGGCGCGACGTGTTCGTGCTGGCCGCCGACCAGCCGTGCGAGGCGGCCCTGGTGGACCTGGCCGCGTCGAGCCACACCCGGGCCCCGGTGGCCGAGGACGGCAAGCTCGACGACGTGCTCGGCACCGTCCACCTGCGGGACCTGGTGGGGGTGGCCGGCCTCACCGTCGGCGAGGTCACCCAGCCGGCCCCCGCCCTGCCCGAGACGGGGACGGTGCTCGACGCCCTCCGCACCATGCAGGCCGGGCGCCACCAGATGGCGATCATCATCAACGAGCACGGGGGGACCGAGGGCATCGTCACCGTCGAGGACCTGCTCGAGGAGCTGGTGGGCGAGATCTACGACGAGACCGACAAGGACGTGCTCGACGTCCGCACCGAGCCCGACGGGGCCCGGGTGCTCCCGGGCCGCTTCCCCTGGCACGACCTCCCCGACATCGGCGTCACCCTGCCCGACGGGCCCTACTCGACGGTGGCCGGGCTGGTCCTCCACCAGCTGGGCTTCATCCCCGAGCAGCCGGGCGACGTGGTCACCCTCGACGGCTGGCAGCTCGAGGTGCTGGCCGTCGACGGCCTGGCCATCAGCGAGGTCCGGCTCCGGCCCGACCCCGACGCCCCCGGGCCGACGCCCGACGGCGACCCCCGCGAGGCCGCTCGCACGGCCTGA
- a CDS encoding NYN domain-containing protein: MLWVVDGNNVMGAGADGWWNDPVGAAERLTQAVATWCRDHDDDVLVVFDGRPEERLSVLAGGNLEVDFARRSGRDAADDRIVEVVEQRYGAEPHLTVVTSDKGLRDRLPPGVGTEGAGAFRTRAGLPGRGGGRRR; this comes from the coding sequence GTGCTCTGGGTGGTCGACGGCAACAACGTGATGGGCGCCGGGGCCGACGGCTGGTGGAACGACCCCGTCGGCGCCGCGGAGCGCCTCACCCAGGCCGTGGCCACCTGGTGCCGGGACCACGACGACGACGTGCTGGTGGTCTTCGACGGCCGTCCCGAGGAGCGCCTGTCGGTCCTGGCCGGCGGGAACCTGGAGGTCGACTTCGCCCGCCGGTCCGGGCGCGACGCGGCCGACGACCGGATCGTCGAGGTGGTCGAGCAGCGCTACGGCGCCGAGCCCCACCTCACCGTGGTCACCTCGGACAAGGGGCTGCGGGACCGGCTCCCCCCGGGGGTCGGCACCGAGGGGGCCGGCGCCTTCCGCACCCGGGCCGGCCTCCCCGGCCGTGGGGGCGGCCGCCGCCGCTGA
- a CDS encoding thermonuclease family protein, which produces MGRRTPSPGLVALVVAVLAVLAGACVAADDGATTGASTTAAAGAGATGPASTAAPEGDAPAPPGDLPEGRDVVVTSITDGDTFRAGEERVRLTGIDTPEVSGPVECFGPEASDALAGMIPPGTEVRLVLDVEPEDRYDRTLAYVYRLADGAFVNLALARDGFADALSIAPNVAHADDVAAAVAEARADRRGLWSACPDAEGGDAPPASTTAPPDAGPSPTDDGTGGTGCDPSYPDVCIPPPPPDLDCGDVGERDFTVLAPDPHRFDGGGDGVGCEG; this is translated from the coding sequence GTGGGGAGGAGGACGCCGTCGCCGGGTCTCGTCGCGCTGGTCGTGGCCGTGCTCGCCGTGCTGGCCGGGGCCTGCGTCGCCGCCGACGACGGGGCGACGACGGGGGCCTCCACCACCGCCGCGGCCGGCGCCGGTGCCACCGGCCCCGCGTCGACGGCCGCGCCCGAGGGTGACGCCCCCGCCCCGCCGGGGGACCTGCCCGAGGGCCGCGACGTGGTGGTCACCTCCATCACCGACGGCGACACGTTCCGGGCCGGCGAGGAGCGGGTGCGGCTCACCGGCATCGACACCCCCGAGGTGTCCGGTCCGGTGGAGTGCTTCGGCCCCGAGGCCAGCGACGCCCTCGCCGGGATGATCCCGCCCGGCACGGAGGTCCGCCTCGTGCTCGACGTCGAGCCCGAGGACCGCTACGACCGCACCCTCGCCTACGTCTACCGGCTGGCCGACGGGGCCTTCGTCAACCTGGCCCTGGCCCGCGACGGCTTCGCCGACGCCCTGTCCATCGCCCCCAACGTGGCCCACGCCGACGACGTCGCCGCTGCGGTGGCCGAGGCCCGGGCCGACCGACGGGGGCTGTGGTCGGCCTGCCCCGACGCCGAGGGCGGGGACGCGCCCCCGGCCAGCACCACCGCACCGCCCGACGCCGGGCCGTCCCCGACCGACGACGGCACCGGCGGGACCGGGTGCGACCCGTCCTACCCCGACGTGTGCATCCCGCCCCCGCCGCCCGACCTCGACTGCGGCGACGTCGGCGAGCGCGACTTCACCGTGCTGGCCCCCGACCCGCACCGCTTCGACGGCGGCGGCGACGGCGTGGGCTGCGAGGGCTGA
- a CDS encoding CrcB family protein encodes MAPSDPAVVPGAHHPPSPTGPAALGAVAAGGALGAVLRWALSGALPTPAGGLGWSTAVVNLSGAFLLGLLLAGLAGTAARRGGAPAWHHLARLGLGTGVLGGWTTFSTLMVEVDRALDAGRPGVAATALLVSLVGGLALAAAGTAAGRRLVPTS; translated from the coding sequence ATGGCCCCGTCCGACCCGGCGGTGGTGCCCGGCGCCCACCACCCCCCGTCCCCGACCGGGCCCGCGGCGCTCGGCGCGGTGGCTGCGGGCGGGGCGCTCGGGGCCGTGCTGCGCTGGGCCCTCTCGGGGGCGCTGCCCACCCCGGCGGGCGGCCTGGGGTGGTCGACGGCCGTGGTCAACCTGTCCGGCGCCTTCCTCCTGGGGCTCCTGCTCGCGGGGCTGGCGGGGACCGCGGCCCGGCGGGGCGGGGCGCCGGCGTGGCACCACCTGGCCCGGCTCGGCCTCGGCACCGGCGTCCTCGGGGGCTGGACGACGTTCTCCACGCTGATGGTCGAGGTCGACCGGGCCCTCGACGCCGGGCGCCCGGGCGTGGCCGCCACCGCCCTGCTGGTGTCGCTCGTGGGCGGCCTGGCCCTGGCCGCGGCGGGCACCGCGGCCGGACGCCGCCTGGTGCCGACGTCGTGA
- a CDS encoding glycerol-3-phosphate acyltransferase, which produces MAAPGTLRVLLAGVAGYGAGLLPSATLAARLARGGGVDLHTSGSGNPGATNAASLLGPGWGVAVLVLDMGKGAAAAALGRALGGPAGGAAAGAASIAGHVFPAPSRFRGGKGVATSAGASLVLFPAYFPLDAAVAYLSATRTQDADRAIQISCTAWTVAALVWWRRGLPNAWGPPPTASLPAFAGLGSAVMLARLAVNRRAAGR; this is translated from the coding sequence GTGGCCGCGCCCGGCACCCTCCGGGTGCTGCTCGCCGGCGTCGCCGGGTACGGGGCCGGGCTGCTGCCGTCGGCGACCCTCGCCGCCCGGCTGGCCCGCGGGGGCGGGGTCGACCTGCACACGTCGGGGTCCGGCAACCCCGGCGCCACCAACGCGGCCAGCCTGCTGGGCCCGGGCTGGGGCGTGGCCGTCCTCGTCCTGGACATGGGCAAGGGCGCGGCCGCCGCTGCGCTGGGCCGGGCCCTCGGCGGCCCCGCCGGTGGCGCCGCGGCTGGCGCCGCGTCGATCGCCGGCCACGTGTTCCCCGCCCCCTCCCGGTTCCGCGGCGGCAAGGGGGTGGCCACCTCAGCGGGGGCCTCGCTCGTGCTGTTCCCGGCCTACTTCCCCCTCGACGCCGCCGTGGCCTACCTGTCGGCCACCCGGACCCAGGACGCCGACCGGGCCATCCAGATCTCGTGCACGGCGTGGACCGTCGCCGCCCTGGTCTGGTGGCGGCGGGGCCTCCCCAACGCCTGGGGGCCACCGCCCACCGCATCGCTGCCCGCCTTCGCCGGGCTGGGCTCGGCGGTGATGCTGGCCCGCCTGGCGGTCAACCGCCGGGCCGCCGGTCGCTGA